In Leptodesmis sichuanensis A121, the following are encoded in one genomic region:
- a CDS encoding thioredoxin family protein, whose translation MTLKVEILGTGCKKCQQLEANAREAIAHCQLDAEVAHITDTMEIVKRGVMKTPALVVDGKVLSQGKVLDPQEIESLLPA comes from the coding sequence ATGACGCTCAAGGTTGAAATTTTGGGAACAGGTTGTAAAAAATGTCAGCAGTTAGAGGCGAATGCGAGGGAAGCGATTGCCCATTGCCAGCTAGACGCAGAAGTTGCCCACATCACCGATACGATGGAAATTGTTAAACGCGGCGTGATGAAAACCCCAGCCCTTGTTGTAGACGGCAAAGTGCTAAGCCAGGGCAAAGTACTCGATCCCCAGGAGATTGAGTCACTGCTACCTGCTTAG